One part of the Sporosarcina ureae genome encodes these proteins:
- the kynA gene encoding tryptophan 2,3-dioxygenase, which yields MKEKGIHTDFRESMTYGEYLHLDKVLSSQERLSGHHDEMLFIIIHQVNELWMKLILHELETAIESIQQDELPEAFKMLARVSKVQTQIIQAWDVLATLTPAEYMEFRDSLGKASGFQSYQNRLIEFALGYRQPQIIKIYEKDSELSERLAKAYKAPGIYDVAIQALARAGFAINPALLTRDFSVTYEGDPSVAAAWLEVYRDVDRYWDLYQLAEKLVDIEDSHQQWRFRHMKTVERIIGFKQGTGGSSGVHYLRSVLDHRFFPELWDVRTKI from the coding sequence ATGAAGGAGAAAGGTATTCATACGGATTTTAGGGAATCGATGACGTATGGCGAGTATTTGCATTTAGACAAGGTACTATCGAGTCAAGAGCGTCTGTCGGGTCATCATGATGAAATGTTGTTCATCATTATTCATCAGGTGAATGAACTGTGGATGAAGTTAATTTTACATGAGCTTGAAACGGCGATTGAATCAATTCAGCAAGATGAATTGCCTGAAGCGTTCAAAATGCTTGCGCGTGTTTCGAAGGTACAAACCCAAATTATTCAAGCGTGGGATGTGTTGGCTACATTGACACCTGCCGAGTACATGGAGTTCCGTGACAGTTTAGGAAAGGCATCAGGCTTCCAATCCTATCAAAACCGTTTGATTGAATTTGCATTAGGTTATAGGCAACCACAAATCATTAAAATTTATGAAAAAGATTCAGAGCTATCCGAACGATTGGCAAAAGCGTATAAAGCCCCTGGGATTTATGATGTAGCGATTCAAGCACTCGCACGTGCGGGCTTTGCTATCAACCCTGCATTACTCACACGTGACTTTTCTGTTACCTACGAAGGGGACCCAAGTGTTGCGGCTGCGTGGCTTGAAGTATATCGCGATGTAGATCGCTATTGGGATTTGTATCAATTAGCGGAAAAGCTAGTTGATATCGAAGACAGTCACCAGCAATGGCGCTTTAGACATATGAAAACAGTGGAGCGCATTATCGGCTTTAAGCAAGGGACGGGTGGATCTTCTGGTGTTCATTATTTAAGATCTGTACTAGATCATCGCTTCTTTCCAGAGCTATGGGACGTACGGACTAAAATTTGA
- a CDS encoding MFS transporter → MENKKIWTKDFIVISIINFFLMLVMYLLIVTIAPFSVEEYGVSTSVAGLVSGIFIIGTLIARLAVGGLIERMGSRNILLIGLAVTIVASAFYFGAVSLPLLMANRFLHGIGLGISSTATGTMVAQMLPPSRRGEGIGYFSLSTVLATAIGPFFGIFLSQRYEFNVLFMFCLAISVCCGAMFFFVKKTPAVMPKKDLPEAVKKLGVRGLLEMRALPIAFVTLLAAVAYSGVLSFISFYAAEINLVSTASFFFLVYAIAVLFSRPYTGKLLDVKGNNFVVYPSLILFAGGLLLLSATSAGWMLLLAGGIIGLGFGNFQSCAQAIALQGVKPERLGVATSTFFIFLDFGFGFGPYVLGLLVPIIGYQELYLVLMLVVIIALAFFMLFSRTRRRPVVE, encoded by the coding sequence ATGGAGAATAAGAAAATTTGGACAAAGGACTTTATTGTAATATCTATTATTAATTTCTTTTTGATGCTGGTGATGTATTTACTTATTGTCACCATCGCACCTTTTTCGGTAGAAGAATATGGTGTATCGACTAGTGTTGCAGGACTTGTATCAGGTATTTTCATCATCGGTACACTTATTGCACGTCTGGCAGTAGGCGGATTGATAGAAAGGATGGGGAGTCGAAATATCTTATTGATCGGATTAGCTGTAACTATAGTAGCCTCTGCGTTTTACTTTGGTGCTGTTAGCTTACCATTATTGATGGCCAACAGATTCCTTCATGGAATTGGTCTTGGTATTTCTTCTACCGCAACAGGTACTATGGTGGCTCAAATGCTTCCGCCATCACGAAGAGGTGAAGGGATTGGGTATTTTAGTTTAAGCACAGTGTTGGCAACGGCTATTGGACCGTTCTTCGGTATCTTCCTTAGCCAACGTTATGAGTTCAATGTGCTCTTTATGTTTTGTTTAGCTATTAGTGTCTGCTGTGGAGCGATGTTCTTTTTCGTTAAGAAGACACCAGCGGTTATGCCTAAAAAGGATTTACCAGAGGCCGTGAAGAAACTTGGCGTTCGGGGTTTATTGGAAATGCGTGCATTACCTATTGCATTCGTTACGTTATTAGCGGCTGTAGCATATTCGGGTGTGTTATCATTCATTTCGTTTTATGCAGCAGAAATCAACTTGGTAAGTACAGCTAGCTTCTTCTTTTTAGTCTATGCCATTGCTGTACTGTTCTCAAGACCGTACACAGGCAAGCTGTTGGATGTAAAGGGTAATAATTTTGTTGTTTATCCTTCACTCATACTATTTGCGGGAGGATTGCTATTGTTAAGCGCCACAAGTGCAGGGTGGATGTTACTTCTAGCAGGGGGCATTATTGGGCTCGGCTTTGGTAACTTCCAATCGTGTGCACAAGCGATTGCTTTGCAAGGTGTGAAGCCTGAGCGTTTAGGTGTGGCTACATCGACATTCTTTATCTTCCTCGATTTCGGATTCGGATTCGGACCCTACGTACTAGGGTTGCTTGTACCGATTATCGGCTACCAAGAACTATACTTAGTACTAATGCTCGTTGTCATTATTGCGTTAGCGTTCTTCATGTTATTCAGTCGGACCCGCAGACGTCCTGTTGTGGAATAA
- a CDS encoding LysR family transcriptional regulator has translation MSINLEWYKVFRTVVQNESFSKAARSLFMTQPAVSQIISQLERALDTRLFNRTSKGVTLTDEGSLLYEYVNSALNLIEAGNEKLKELKNLSSGELKIGVGDTISRYYLLPYLEAFHTNFPSIRFKIINGTTLELIAALKSGEVDIVICNFPIEDDSLEKRACFDVQDTFVYGERFKKLFMKPVPLQELSRLPLILLEPKSNSRQYVEEYLLKQGVKIYPEFELGSHELLLEFAQINLGIACVVREFSAEYLEQGKLQEVEFLEPIPKRSIGVCYLKGVSLSPAASKFIGILEKN, from the coding sequence ATGTCTATCAATTTGGAGTGGTATAAAGTATTCCGTACAGTTGTTCAAAACGAAAGCTTTTCAAAAGCGGCAAGGAGTCTTTTCATGACACAACCCGCAGTCAGCCAGATTATTTCACAGTTGGAACGAGCATTAGATACACGCCTGTTTAATAGGACTTCCAAAGGTGTCACACTGACAGATGAGGGATCGTTACTATATGAGTATGTCAATTCGGCACTGAATTTAATCGAGGCAGGCAATGAAAAGTTAAAGGAATTGAAAAACCTCTCTTCAGGTGAATTAAAGATTGGGGTAGGGGACACGATTTCTCGTTATTATCTGCTTCCTTACCTAGAAGCTTTTCATACAAACTTTCCAAGTATCCGCTTCAAGATCATTAATGGCACAACATTGGAATTGATCGCTGCGCTGAAGTCAGGTGAAGTGGACATCGTGATTTGTAATTTTCCAATTGAAGATGATTCTTTGGAGAAACGCGCTTGTTTCGATGTGCAGGATACCTTTGTTTACGGCGAGAGGTTTAAAAAGTTGTTCATGAAGCCTGTACCGTTGCAGGAACTTTCGAGATTACCATTGATTTTACTAGAGCCGAAGTCCAATTCCCGTCAGTATGTGGAGGAATATTTGCTGAAGCAAGGCGTCAAGATCTATCCCGAGTTCGAGTTAGGTTCGCATGAGCTATTGCTGGAGTTTGCGCAGATTAATTTAGGGATTGCTTGCGTCGTAAGGGAGTTTTCAGCGGAGTATCTAGAACAAGGCAAGCTGCAGGAAGTAGAGTTTTTGGAGCCCATTCCTAAGCGTAGCATCGGTGTTTGCTACCTAAAGGGAGTGTCATTATCACCAGCCGCTTCGAAGTTTATTGGGATATTGGAGAAGAATTAG
- a CDS encoding dicarboxylate/amino acid:cation symporter: protein MNNKDTNGRVNPIWNKYKNTPFVAKITIGFIAGTLLGIFFNEYTTFLEPFGTLLLNLLSLIAIPVIFLTVVMAVNQMNLAQLGKMGGKLILYYAVTTAAAVLIGLTLAMWIKPGNNLTLPTDAVVEPPVTPGFSEVLLQIVPKNIFAAFTAGDLMAILFVAVIIGMAMSSMKFSKDTKLVEMGDLLDRFFSALNTMFYKILDGVLLYAPIGIFAISVTAFGQQGLETFLGLLSFVGVFYLGILILWLFVYSGFLKLFGNPVLPFYRNTKDAYTTAFFTSSSIASLPIAIESAKKAGVSENTANFALPLGAVFNSDGGALRMGISIVFAANITNLNLSVGDLITVIAIGTLLSIGTAGVPAAGLVTLSAVLTMFGLPLEIVALIAGVDALIGMAGTASNVMGDIVGAAVVDKKTPRKKFA, encoded by the coding sequence TTGAATAATAAGGATACGAACGGGAGAGTGAACCCTATTTGGAATAAATATAAGAACACACCTTTTGTTGCTAAAATCACAATTGGATTTATCGCCGGTACATTACTCGGCATCTTTTTTAATGAATATACTACTTTCCTCGAGCCATTTGGGACATTGCTGCTAAATTTACTCAGCCTTATTGCGATCCCAGTCATTTTTCTTACAGTTGTTATGGCCGTCAATCAAATGAATTTAGCCCAGCTAGGTAAAATGGGCGGGAAACTCATTCTATACTATGCAGTAACAACTGCCGCAGCGGTATTGATCGGATTAACATTGGCTATGTGGATCAAACCGGGAAATAATTTAACACTGCCTACTGATGCAGTTGTAGAACCACCAGTTACCCCGGGATTCTCGGAAGTTCTATTGCAAATCGTACCAAAAAACATTTTCGCAGCCTTTACAGCTGGTGATTTGATGGCAATTTTATTTGTTGCGGTCATTATTGGCATGGCCATGTCTTCAATGAAGTTTTCTAAAGATACGAAACTTGTTGAGATGGGTGATTTGCTTGATCGTTTCTTTAGTGCACTAAATACAATGTTCTATAAAATACTTGATGGCGTCTTATTATACGCACCTATTGGTATTTTCGCAATCAGTGTCACGGCCTTTGGTCAACAAGGCTTGGAAACATTCCTTGGATTACTTTCATTCGTTGGGGTCTTCTATCTAGGCATATTGATTCTCTGGCTCTTTGTATACAGCGGATTCCTGAAACTGTTTGGAAATCCTGTATTACCGTTTTATCGCAATACGAAGGATGCCTATACAACTGCATTTTTCACTTCAAGTAGTATTGCATCATTGCCGATTGCTATTGAATCCGCAAAGAAAGCGGGTGTCTCCGAGAATACAGCGAACTTCGCTCTACCACTTGGTGCAGTCTTCAATTCTGACGGTGGTGCATTACGGATGGGTATTTCCATCGTCTTCGCAGCGAATATTACGAATCTGAACTTATCAGTTGGAGACTTGATCACTGTTATTGCAATCGGAACATTGCTTTCCATTGGCACTGCAGGTGTTCCTGCTGCGGGATTGGTCACGCTATCCGCTGTACTGACCATGTTTGGTCTCCCACTTGAAATCGTGGCATTAATAGCCGGAGTCGATGCATTAATTGGTATGGCAGGTACTGCTTCCAACGTCATGGGAGATATTGTAGGGGCTGCTGTAGTGGATAAGAAAACACCGCGTAAGAAATTTGCTTAA
- a CDS encoding GGDEF domain-containing protein has protein sequence MDERLNLLPCGYFVLTSDWEFVEMNKTMRDILRLNKMPCHMHDVLTVPSRIYFQTYFVPSISVHQEVREMYLNFKVEKRTVPVLMNVSERDGLYEGVIVQIKVRDEYENQLLKSKKEAERIQQRTDEAYNKLLGLLEEVEYKQQQLLELNGELQELATRDELTGLYNRRVFQRSLDAAIDRAEHYEAHSFSLLLFDIDHFKTVNDTHGHQVGDDVLKELACKLENRIDSPDLVARIGGEEFAVLFDDPNHQNNCTKAEDLRRYIQDSEWVSIAITVSMGITSYQDGDQSSNIYVRADDAQYASKRNGRNCLTCL, from the coding sequence ATGGATGAGCGGTTGAACTTATTGCCTTGCGGATATTTCGTCTTAACAAGTGATTGGGAATTTGTTGAAATGAATAAGACGATGCGAGATATATTGCGCTTGAATAAAATGCCGTGCCATATGCATGATGTGTTAACAGTTCCATCCAGAATATATTTTCAGACCTATTTTGTACCTTCTATTTCTGTACATCAAGAAGTACGGGAAATGTATTTAAACTTCAAAGTAGAAAAACGAACAGTTCCTGTATTAATGAATGTCAGTGAACGCGATGGACTGTATGAAGGAGTGATCGTGCAGATTAAAGTACGAGATGAATACGAAAATCAGTTGTTGAAGTCTAAGAAAGAAGCAGAGCGAATTCAGCAACGAACAGATGAAGCTTACAATAAACTACTTGGATTGCTCGAAGAAGTAGAGTACAAGCAACAACAACTTTTGGAGTTAAATGGAGAATTGCAAGAGTTGGCTACTCGCGACGAATTGACTGGACTGTATAATCGTCGCGTGTTTCAAAGAAGTCTCGATGCCGCGATTGATCGTGCAGAACACTACGAGGCGCACTCATTTTCTTTACTGCTATTTGATATTGACCATTTCAAAACTGTCAACGATACTCATGGCCATCAAGTAGGCGATGATGTATTGAAGGAGCTGGCTTGTAAGCTAGAGAACAGAATTGATTCTCCAGACTTAGTAGCGCGTATTGGTGGAGAAGAGTTTGCCGTACTATTTGACGACCCTAATCATCAAAATAACTGTACAAAGGCAGAAGATCTTCGCCGCTATATACAGGATTCAGAATGGGTCAGTATAGCGATCACTGTCAGTATGGGAATCACAAGTTATCAGGATGGTGATCAATCCAGTAATATTTACGTTAGAGCTGACGATGCCCAGTATGCTTCTAAACGTAATGGACGAAATTGCCTAACATGTTTATAA
- a CDS encoding MarR family winged helix-turn-helix transcriptional regulator has product MKKYQQFFTEYIQFYRPVLNRLNTLLAPYQLFHSQWGILKLLWFEGEMTSAEIAVRKQVEKPSVTKIIQRLLEMEMVTIRPGTDRREKWIVLTPKGEATVIKVMADLEVFYEGLLEGATREDIEAGIRIMKLANQNLHK; this is encoded by the coding sequence ATGAAAAAATACCAACAGTTTTTCACTGAGTATATTCAGTTTTATCGTCCTGTGTTGAATCGTTTAAATACATTACTGGCACCCTATCAATTATTTCATTCGCAGTGGGGCATACTAAAGTTACTGTGGTTTGAAGGCGAAATGACTTCCGCAGAAATAGCGGTACGCAAACAAGTGGAGAAACCGAGTGTAACCAAAATCATTCAACGCTTATTGGAAATGGAAATGGTAACTATTCGACCTGGAACAGATCGAAGAGAAAAATGGATTGTATTAACACCAAAAGGGGAAGCTACGGTTATCAAGGTGATGGCCGACTTGGAAGTATTTTACGAAGGATTACTTGAAGGCGCTACACGAGAAGATATAGAAGCAGGTATCCGTATTATGAAGTTAGCTAACCAAAATCTACATAAATAA
- a CDS encoding coenzyme F420-0:L-glutamate ligase, translating to MGRVVGTVVRGLRCPIINEGDNIEQIVVDSVIEASEKENITFQDKDIVSITESIVARAQGNYATISDIAKDIEAKFGDDTIGVIFPILSRNRFGNCLRGIAKGAKKIVLMLSYPSDEVGNHLVELDRLDEKGVNPWTDVLTEAEFREHFGDNKHPFTGVDYIEYYKSLMDEFGVEHEVIFSNNARTILDYTKTVLTCDIHTRFRTKRILEANGAEKIYSLDDILATSIDGSGYNEEFGLLGANKAQEDSIKLFPHSCQPIVDNIQKMLKDRTGKHIEVMVYGDGAFKDPVGKIWELADPVVSPAYTEGLDGIPNEVKLKYLADNDFSELRGEELKKAVTDFIEKKDTNLMGSMASQGTTPRKLTDLIGSLSDLTSGSGDKGTPIVFIQGYFDNYTN from the coding sequence TTGGGAAGAGTTGTAGGAACGGTTGTTAGAGGATTGCGTTGCCCAATCATTAATGAAGGCGACAATATTGAACAGATCGTAGTGGACAGTGTCATAGAAGCATCTGAAAAAGAAAACATTACATTTCAAGATAAAGATATCGTCTCGATCACAGAGTCGATTGTAGCGCGTGCACAAGGTAACTATGCAACGATCAGCGATATCGCTAAGGATATTGAAGCAAAATTCGGTGATGATACGATTGGTGTCATTTTCCCTATTCTTAGCCGCAACCGTTTTGGAAACTGCTTACGCGGTATCGCGAAAGGTGCAAAGAAAATCGTCTTGATGCTTAGCTACCCTTCCGATGAAGTCGGTAATCACTTGGTTGAGCTAGATCGTTTAGATGAAAAGGGAGTTAATCCTTGGACTGATGTATTGACTGAAGCAGAGTTCAGAGAGCATTTCGGTGATAACAAACACCCATTCACGGGCGTTGATTATATCGAATACTATAAATCATTGATGGACGAGTTCGGTGTAGAACACGAGGTCATTTTCTCCAATAATGCGAGAACGATTTTGGACTATACGAAGACAGTCTTGACATGCGATATTCATACACGTTTTAGAACAAAGCGTATTTTGGAAGCAAACGGTGCCGAAAAGATTTACAGCCTAGACGACATCTTGGCAACTTCCATTGACGGCAGTGGCTACAATGAAGAGTTCGGTTTACTCGGCGCAAACAAAGCTCAAGAAGACAGTATCAAACTATTCCCACATAGCTGTCAGCCTATAGTAGACAACATCCAGAAAATGCTTAAAGATCGAACTGGAAAACACATTGAAGTAATGGTGTACGGAGACGGTGCATTTAAAGACCCGGTAGGTAAGATTTGGGAACTGGCTGATCCAGTCGTATCACCTGCTTATACGGAAGGCCTTGACGGTATTCCAAATGAAGTGAAACTAAAATACTTGGCTGATAATGATTTCTCTGAGTTACGTGGAGAAGAGCTAAAGAAAGCTGTTACTGATTTCATTGAGAAGAAAGATACTAATCTAATGGGATCCATGGCTTCACAAGGAACGACTCCTCGTAAGCTGACGGATTTAATCGGTTCATTATCTGACCTAACTTCAGGCAGCGGCGACAAAGGTACACCTATCGTCTTTATCCAAGGATACTTCGATAACTACACAAACTAA
- the kynB gene encoding arylformamidase has translation MTSQWIDITQPLNQHIAEWPGDTPFSYEVAVSKEQSGSVNIGKLTMSTHIGTHTDAPFHYDNDGLRILELPVDLYIGKACLVDVTGVSCVTRADLEPLDFGGAERLLLKTGSHPTPTKFPQSFTVIGEDVGPLLKERGIRLIGVDTPSVDPETSKELLGHHSLYRNDVIIIENLVLHSLEVGHYELIALPLALEEADGSPVRAVVRRLES, from the coding sequence ATGACAAGTCAGTGGATTGATATTACACAACCATTGAATCAGCATATCGCGGAGTGGCCAGGAGATACGCCTTTTTCTTATGAAGTAGCGGTATCGAAAGAACAATCCGGTTCTGTTAACATTGGAAAATTAACGATGAGCACGCATATTGGCACACATACGGATGCTCCTTTTCATTATGACAATGATGGGTTAAGAATTTTGGAGCTGCCCGTGGACTTATATATTGGTAAGGCTTGTCTAGTAGACGTGACAGGCGTTAGTTGCGTAACACGGGCTGATCTAGAGCCGCTGGACTTTGGCGGTGCTGAACGCCTTTTATTGAAAACGGGAAGTCATCCGACACCAACGAAGTTTCCCCAGAGTTTTACAGTGATCGGTGAAGACGTCGGGCCGTTATTGAAAGAGCGTGGTATTCGTCTGATTGGTGTGGATACACCTTCCGTTGATCCGGAAACCAGTAAAGAATTATTAGGCCACCATTCGTTATATCGTAATGATGTCATCATTATCGAAAATCTAGTTTTGCATTCATTGGAAGTAGGGCACTATGAATTGATCGCATTACCATTAGCATTGGAAGAGGCGGATGGAAGTCCTGTCCGTGCAGTTGTCAGGAGGCTGGAGTCATGA
- a CDS encoding S-layer homology domain-containing protein translates to MTKKSISYVVMAFALVLQIAIMPFQASAADPEKAPTWISPINYLALGDSLAAGVTPTNELGIGYTDLLAEKLAKQEVLLASNKGFSYPGYKTADVLKDFEMDVTKPIVGMGHSDQTATLHQSVKEANLITLTIGANDVLPNIKFDDKGTPVYNSGELTAAMMKVGTNTQQILAKIYALNPDAQVYVMGYYNPFPYLSPQNQPMVEQLVMSINSAIKSGLTGTTAQFVETAKQIAEDPYTYLPNPENIHLSQAGYKVVMDAFHKSLMENYSWFAKDAFTVTAKDATTVELNWVPVIDTGMISTYQIFNGDKMVGEVMSPIVTYEITDLQPNKEYHFSVQAVDQNGKKSMQHLNAKYTLDKEPVEPTVMFTDITNHWAKDVIEMAAMKGIVSGYADHTFRPDKSLTRAQATSILVRALNLKPKSTKWAFNDLADYADSTKKDIQAAYDYGLVSGVNGHFMPNQPITRAQLALVLSRTYEVATGKPFTPTVAAPFTDIKKFSKDTQWAIAGLYQMNIATGDNGKFMPNDPTTRAHAAKMIVHSMEAIAQ, encoded by the coding sequence ATGACGAAGAAGTCGATTAGCTATGTAGTGATGGCATTTGCACTAGTTTTGCAAATTGCTATTATGCCGTTCCAAGCTTCTGCTGCAGATCCTGAAAAAGCCCCTACGTGGATTTCTCCTATCAATTATTTAGCACTAGGGGATTCATTGGCAGCGGGTGTCACACCAACGAACGAACTGGGTATAGGGTATACCGATCTTTTAGCAGAAAAATTGGCTAAACAGGAAGTATTACTAGCAAGCAATAAAGGGTTTTCATATCCAGGCTATAAAACGGCCGATGTATTGAAGGATTTTGAAATGGACGTCACGAAGCCGATTGTCGGCATGGGACACTCCGATCAAACAGCTACCCTTCATCAATCGGTGAAAGAAGCTAACCTCATCACATTAACTATTGGAGCAAACGATGTATTGCCAAATATCAAGTTTGATGATAAGGGTACGCCGGTGTATAATTCAGGTGAACTAACAGCTGCCATGATGAAGGTCGGCACGAACACACAGCAGATCCTCGCAAAGATATATGCTTTGAATCCTGATGCACAAGTATATGTGATGGGCTATTACAATCCATTTCCTTACTTAAGTCCACAAAACCAGCCTATGGTCGAACAGTTGGTCATGTCAATAAATAGTGCGATTAAAAGTGGACTGACAGGAACTACAGCACAGTTTGTAGAGACGGCAAAGCAGATCGCTGAAGATCCTTATACGTACTTGCCTAATCCTGAAAATATTCATTTGAGTCAAGCAGGCTACAAAGTAGTAATGGATGCTTTCCACAAATCATTGATGGAGAACTACTCATGGTTTGCTAAAGACGCATTTACAGTAACAGCAAAAGATGCGACGACAGTAGAGTTAAACTGGGTACCGGTCATTGATACGGGAATGATTTCAACGTACCAGATTTTTAATGGCGACAAAATGGTAGGTGAAGTGATGTCTCCTATAGTAACGTATGAAATCACGGATCTACAGCCAAATAAAGAGTATCATTTCTCTGTTCAAGCCGTTGATCAAAACGGTAAAAAGAGCATGCAACACTTGAACGCTAAATACACACTAGACAAAGAGCCAGTAGAACCTACAGTGATGTTTACGGATATTACAAATCACTGGGCAAAAGATGTTATTGAAATGGCCGCAATGAAAGGTATCGTCAGTGGCTATGCGGATCATACATTCCGCCCTGACAAATCGTTGACGCGTGCGCAAGCTACATCTATCTTGGTCCGCGCACTGAATCTTAAGCCGAAGAGCACAAAATGGGCATTTAACGACTTAGCAGACTATGCCGACAGCACAAAGAAGGATATTCAAGCAGCTTACGACTATGGTTTAGTCAGTGGAGTGAATGGCCACTTCATGCCAAATCAGCCCATTACTCGCGCGCAGTTAGCGCTAGTACTAAGTCGGACATATGAAGTAGCAACTGGCAAACCATTCACGCCAACAGTTGCTGCACCATTTACAGATATCAAAAAGTTTTCGAAAGATACGCAATGGGCCATTGCAGGTCTTTACCAGATGAATATCGCAACAGGGGACAATGGCAAGTTCATGCCAAATGATCCTACGACGCGTGCACATGCTGCGAAGATGATTGTTCATTCAATGGAAGCTATTGCACAATAA
- a CDS encoding alpha/beta fold hydrolase, translated as MSIDIKKRNAVHITGSGEQTIMFAHGFGCDQTVWNHVIPAFEEHYQVVTFDYVGSGKSDKTAYSAERYETLPGYALDVIEVCDALKLKNIIYVGHSVSGMIGVLASIQRPDLMEKLIMIGPSPHYLNEPNYIGGFEREDIDELLDMMEMNYKEFTKYLAPIAMKNEDRPHLSEEFECMLDTNDPAIARRFAEATFMSDVRGELSKVTTKALILQPTEDTIVPIEVGHYIKNCISGSELVIMEAKGHNPHISHPEETIKEITRFIEKDRSV; from the coding sequence ATGTCTATAGATATCAAGAAAAGAAACGCAGTACATATAACAGGTTCAGGAGAACAAACTATCATGTTCGCACACGGCTTTGGTTGTGATCAGACGGTATGGAATCATGTCATACCTGCTTTTGAAGAACATTATCAAGTTGTGACATTCGACTATGTCGGCTCTGGCAAAAGTGATAAAACGGCTTATTCAGCAGAACGCTATGAAACATTGCCTGGCTATGCTTTAGATGTAATAGAAGTGTGTGACGCACTGAAACTAAAAAACATTATCTATGTCGGACACTCCGTAAGTGGAATGATTGGTGTACTTGCCTCAATCCAAAGACCTGATCTGATGGAGAAACTAATCATGATTGGTCCTTCACCTCACTATTTGAATGAACCTAATTACATTGGTGGTTTTGAACGTGAGGATATTGATGAATTGCTTGATATGATGGAGATGAACTATAAAGAATTCACTAAGTATCTAGCGCCGATTGCGATGAAAAATGAAGACCGTCCACATCTATCTGAAGAGTTTGAGTGCATGCTGGATACAAATGATCCCGCTATTGCACGACGCTTTGCGGAAGCAACATTCATGTCAGATGTTCGTGGAGAATTATCTAAGGTTACGACAAAAGCGCTTATTTTACAGCCAACCGAAGACACGATCGTACCGATTGAAGTAGGTCACTATATCAAAAACTGCATTTCGGGCAGCGAATTGGTTATCATGGAAGCAAAAGGGCATAATCCACACATCAGTCATCCTGAAGAGACGATTAAGGAAATTACACGTTTTATTGAAAAGGACAGGAGCGTATAA